AAGACGTACATTTGGATAAAATTACTGAGATGAACGACCCCAGTGGATTTGCGAAACTGCTCGCCGACTCTCAACACCTGTCCACTGCGGAACTTGAGACGATGCGCGCCCTATATGAAGCGTCTGTAGATTATCTTGATAATCAGCTTTCGAGGCTCTTCGGGCGTCTCGAATCTTCTGGAGCACTTGATAATACAATTGTTGTCCTAGTATCTGACCATGGTGAACATTTAGGAGAGAATGGATTAACCCGACACATGTACTTCCACTTCGAACCATGTCTCCACGTACCACTAATGATGTCTGGTCCCAGCATCCCTGCTGGCTCTACCCGATCCGACTTTGTCTCTCTCATTGATATCCTCCCGACATTATGTGGGAAATCTAATATAGCTGTCCCAGCCTCTGTAGATGGTCAAGATCTTTTCGAAGCACCCCCCCGCGACGCAGTGTTTGCCGAGAACGGTGTCCGCGAAACGCCGACAGTGTTCGAGGACCACCTCCCGCCGGAGATGGTCGACCGACTCGGGAGAGGCCTAAAGAGTATCCGGACGACTGAACATCTCTACACTATCGATTCCTCCGGTGAAGAACGACTTTACGATCGCGAATCTGAGACAGAATTACCGAATCCAGATCCGGAGTCACTCACGCGCTACCGTAACCGGGTCCACGAAACCCTCGGAACGGAGTTTCCCCCCGGTTCACAAGAAGAAAGCTACAGCGAGGCTATCAGGCAGGACCTTGAACACCTCGGATATCTTGAGTGATATTGATGTTACGGAGACTGTATCGCCGGGCCAGGCCGGAACTTGCGGACGCTTACCGCCGTTTACTCGGGTCCCGTCTGCTGACCCGTGACGAGTTGCTCGCTAACCCACCGGAGGGATGCAGGGTTTTCAACTTCGGGGCTGTGGAGCAGTACACGTTTAATCGACCGCGTCACACCGGGCCGCTTCCCAACGCGATCGCGGCAAAGGTAGGCGAGTGGACTGTCCCCAAGCCGTTCGTCGCGGAGATAACCGACGCGACCGTGATTGGTCCGTCGCCGCTCGTAACCGTCGATAAGCGAATCCTCCTCGAATCAACCCGTGGTACGTACCCACGGCTGCTCGATTCATCAGTACGGGCATTGGCCGCAGGACAACTCCCCGTCCAGACACGGTTCCAGCGACCTACAATGCGGTACGACGACCCACTGTTCTTGTTTGTTGGACCGTGGGCGACCGAGTACTTCCACTGGATAACCGACTATCTGGTCAAGGTGTTTTCGCTAGAGGCCTACTGCGAGCGAACTGGCGTAGACCCTCTCGTTCTGATTCCGTCGGACCCTCCGAGTTGGGTGCTTGATTCGCTCTCGCTAGCCGGTATTGGTTCAGACCGGCTCAGGGAGTGGTCCGGCGGGAGGGCACAAGCCCACCAAATCATTATTGGCTCGGCACGGTACCGAAGCTCGCCAAAATCGGGCGAGTATATATACTCTCCGGCCGCCCTAAAACGACTCGGCGAGCGGATTCGGTCCGCTGTTACAACCAATATGGACGAAGGAGGACGACGGCTGTATGTATCACGGTCAGATGCACCTAATCGCCGGGTCCAGAACGAGACAGACCTCTTGACAGTCCTTGATCAATATGGATTCGAGCGGTTCGTTCCCGGTGAACACAGCTTTGAAGAACAAGTCCGGCGTTTCGCGGAGGCAGAAACCATTCTCGGTCCTCATGGGGCAGGGCTAACGAATATGATATTTTCAACCGATGCTAAAATAATTGAACTGTTCGGGTCTTACGAAAATGCATGTTTTTTTACGCTCGCACGAGGTATCGGGTTTGACTACGTAAGCGTTTCCTGCGAATCTGATGGGTCAGACATTGTCGTCAACCCGAAGGCTGTCAAGTCTTTACTGGCGGAATTACTCTCCCAGCATGGGTGAGGCACTGGCCTTGTGTGTGGTCTTCACGTATTCGATAGTCCGCTCAAGCCCATTCTTCAGATCAACCTCCGGCTCAAAGCCGAGAATGTCTCGTGCTTTGGTGAGGTCGGGGCGGCGCTTTGCCGGGTCGTCCTCAGGTAGCGGCTTGTGGGTCAGACCGCTATCGGTGTCACAGAGGGATAGAACCGTCTCAGCGAGCTCGTTGATGGATACCTCCTGTTCACTTCCGATATTAACGACCTCTCCCTGAAGATCTTCGGCATCCATCAGTCTCCGGAGTCCTCGAATCAAGTCGTCGACGAAGCAAAACGCCCGGGTCTGCGAGCCGTCACCGTACACCGTTAGGTCTCGCCCTGTGAGTGCTTGGGTGACGAAGTTCGGAATCACACGTCCATCGTCGGGACGCATACGAGGGCCATAGGTATTGAAGATACGTGCTGTCCGAACGTCAAGGTCATACTCCTGTTCATAGGCGACTGTGAGCGTCTCACCGAACCGTTTTGATTCGTCGTAACAGCCACGGGGACCACGTATGTTCACGTTTCCAGTGTACGACTCCTCTTGTGGATGGACTTTCGGGTCCCCATATACCTCGCTTGTGCTTGCAAAGAGCATTTTTGCCTCACACGCGACAGCGTGGTCAAGGAGGTTGCGCGTTCCCTCCGTGTTAGTAAGAGCGATTCTGACAGGAAAATCAGTGAAGTCCTGTGGAGAAGCGCGGGACGCAAGGTGATATATTTCGTCGACTGGTGGGAGAGCAAGCGGTTGTCGGATGTCTACCTCTTGTAATTCAAACCGCGGGTTGTCCAGAAGATGATCTATATTCCCTGACCGCCCACTCCCGAAGTTGTCGATGCAGTATACTCTGTACCCCTCATCAAGCAAGGTGTCACAGAGGTGGCTTCCGATAAAACCGGCACCGCCGGCTACGAGAGCTCTTTGTGGAGTCATACAATAGCCTATCTATTTGGCCTATAAATTCTATTCGGAAGCGCAACCTCGTTTGGACGAAGGAGACTGCAATTGGAGATGGCTGTTATGTCTAACAGAGAACCCTCAGACCAGCGGTCACCGTGGACCAAAACTGCTATACGAATTCTTAATCAACTGTGAACGAATCGTGAAGAGTATTATCAGCGAATTTGTGTCTGTATTTCAAAATGAGGGCCCAAAAGGACTCTTTGACAGGTTGTCGAAGAGGTTCAGGTACGGTGTCGCTGCTGTCCGCGGAAAATACTCCCTCCGCATTGGCGGACACTCGATTACCTTCTCCGCACCGAACAGCACGATGGTACGACGCAACGTGGAACGGTTTCATTGGGAGCAAGCGGAGCTCAAGGACTTTGTTAGCGAAATCGAAACAAACGACATCGTCTACGATATCGGTGCGAACACCGGTCTTTACACGCTCTTTGCAGCAAAGAAGTGCCACAAAGGGGAAGTGATAGCATTTGAGCCGTATCCGCCAAACGTCCAACTCTTGAAGAAGGATATCGAGCGAAACAGCCTGACGAACGTAACGGTAATAGAGAAAGCGCTCTCAAACTCAGTTGGTAGTATTGAGTTCAGCCAGCCCACGGTAGCAGATGTCGGCTATGGTTCTTCGTCGATACAAGCCGAGAAATCAGACTCCACTATAGACGTTCCGACAACCACAGGTGATCAGCTGATATCGTCTACGAGAGCCCCCCAGCCAAATGTAGTGAAAATCGACGTTGAAGGTGCTGAACCGTTGGTGATTGAAGGACTAGCTGATGCCCTCTCGCAGCAAGAGTGTAGGATTGTCTACTGTGAAGTGCACCTACCTGGCGTCAGCCACCGCCCCTCCATTGAGGATTTCAGCACCACCGTATCTGACATAAGAGAACGATTCGAAGGATTCGGTTTCACCGTTGAGAACCTCCATACCCGAGGTGAAACTGAACTTTTCCTCAAAGCCTACAGGTGAACATAGAATGTACTTCAATATCACAATCCACAAGCATTCTATTGTTCACTAAACCGGCACTTTCTATTTGTCGAAAAGCTAACTTTGAGACCTGTTCAGTCAGAGGATTGAATTGTAGAGTTCCAGATACTGTTCCGCGACAGCTTCTTGTTCATACCGCTCAACCGCACGCTCGCGTGCGGTTTCGCTGAGATTCTCTGTGTTCGCCTCATTAAGCACCCAATCGATACCTCGCGAGAGGCCTTCACTGTCGTACGGCCGTGCCAGATAACCGGACTCAGTGTGGTCAACGATTTCGCTGGGACCGGTTGCGTCAAATGCCACAACCGGCGTCCCGCAGGCCAGTGATTCGGAGACTGTTTGTCCGAACCCCTCGTACCGCGACGGGACGACCATGACATCGGCAGCACTGTACAGCATGACAAGGCTTGGGTCATCGTGGAGGTAGCCAACGTAGTTGGTTGGGAACCCAAAATCCGGTGCTTCGGAGGGTTCTTTCGCACCAAATACGACGAGTTCA
This window of the Haloarchaeobius amylolyticus genome carries:
- a CDS encoding sulfatase family protein; this encodes MKSSVEEPNILLVVCDTLRPDYISPYNKERETPFFDRFAESGTIFEQAFAAGPGSSISHAALFSGQYPSTNGVGGQVDFPPTKPHIADLLREAGYTTFGMPGPSRIGSHWNYDRGFEEYLEKWKDIPSSISFGDLKRGIENPSLVSPMPKEVLRRAVYGDDDFTSYLIDVFSNKTQSLEEPWFSFINITTAHGPYNPPRPYKQKKVPELNRSKLGFLEPITSEYISRQDVHLDKITEMNDPSGFAKLLADSQHLSTAELETMRALYEASVDYLDNQLSRLFGRLESSGALDNTIVVLVSDHGEHLGENGLTRHMYFHFEPCLHVPLMMSGPSIPAGSTRSDFVSLIDILPTLCGKSNIAVPASVDGQDLFEAPPRDAVFAENGVRETPTVFEDHLPPEMVDRLGRGLKSIRTTEHLYTIDSSGEERLYDRESETELPNPDPESLTRYRNRVHETLGTEFPPGSQEESYSEAIRQDLEHLGYLE
- a CDS encoding glycosyltransferase family 61 protein, whose amino-acid sequence is MLRRLYRRARPELADAYRRLLGSRLLTRDELLANPPEGCRVFNFGAVEQYTFNRPRHTGPLPNAIAAKVGEWTVPKPFVAEITDATVIGPSPLVTVDKRILLESTRGTYPRLLDSSVRALAAGQLPVQTRFQRPTMRYDDPLFLFVGPWATEYFHWITDYLVKVFSLEAYCERTGVDPLVLIPSDPPSWVLDSLSLAGIGSDRLREWSGGRAQAHQIIIGSARYRSSPKSGEYIYSPAALKRLGERIRSAVTTNMDEGGRRLYVSRSDAPNRRVQNETDLLTVLDQYGFERFVPGEHSFEEQVRRFAEAETILGPHGAGLTNMIFSTDAKIIELFGSYENACFFTLARGIGFDYVSVSCESDGSDIVVNPKAVKSLLAELLSQHG
- a CDS encoding UDP-glucuronic acid decarboxylase family protein, which produces MTPQRALVAGGAGFIGSHLCDTLLDEGYRVYCIDNFGSGRSGNIDHLLDNPRFELQEVDIRQPLALPPVDEIYHLASRASPQDFTDFPVRIALTNTEGTRNLLDHAVACEAKMLFASTSEVYGDPKVHPQEESYTGNVNIRGPRGCYDESKRFGETLTVAYEQEYDLDVRTARIFNTYGPRMRPDDGRVIPNFVTQALTGRDLTVYGDGSQTRAFCFVDDLIRGLRRLMDAEDLQGEVVNIGSEQEVSINELAETVLSLCDTDSGLTHKPLPEDDPAKRRPDLTKARDILGFEPEVDLKNGLERTIEYVKTTHKASASPMLGE
- a CDS encoding FkbM family methyltransferase, with the translated sequence MKSIISEFVSVFQNEGPKGLFDRLSKRFRYGVAAVRGKYSLRIGGHSITFSAPNSTMVRRNVERFHWEQAELKDFVSEIETNDIVYDIGANTGLYTLFAAKKCHKGEVIAFEPYPPNVQLLKKDIERNSLTNVTVIEKALSNSVGSIEFSQPTVADVGYGSSSIQAEKSDSTIDVPTTTGDQLISSTRAPQPNVVKIDVEGAEPLVIEGLADALSQQECRIVYCEVHLPGVSHRPSIEDFSTTVSDIRERFEGFGFTVENLHTRGETELFLKAYR